From one Thermomicrobiales bacterium genomic stretch:
- a CDS encoding FAD-binding oxidoreductase, protein MTAIATKNQGISADAVEQLRAVVRGAVIAPSDPGYDEARAVYNAMIDKRPALIVQAADVADVMQGVSFAAANDLPICVRGGGHNAAGLGTCDDGVVIDLGRMKAVHVNPNTKRVLVEGGATWGDVDHATAPFGLAVPCGIISTTGVGGLTLGGGFGYLSRKHGLTIDNLVSADLVLADGSFVTVSATEHPDLFWAIRGGGGNFGVVTAFEFQARPVSTVTAGVLFYELDKAEELMKLYRTFIDTAPRELAIFFGFLMTPPAPFLPEELHLKNMAKMVYCFDGPEAEARNVLEPFLAVGPAAEVGGEMPFSAWNAMFDALFPPGRHDYWKADYLTELPDEAIDVHLKYGGGMPNPSSVVHIYSVNGAIQDVGPHDMAYSHRDAKFVFVYLVTDDDASRMPDHIANAREYWNAQHPFSAGGAYVNFMMDEGSGRVKDTYRDNYPRLQQIKAKVDPENRFRINQNIAPA, encoded by the coding sequence ATGACTGCCATTGCAACGAAGAACCAGGGAATCTCGGCCGATGCGGTCGAACAATTGCGCGCTGTGGTGCGTGGAGCGGTCATCGCGCCGAGCGATCCGGGCTATGACGAGGCGCGCGCGGTCTACAACGCCATGATCGACAAACGTCCGGCCCTCATCGTGCAAGCAGCCGATGTGGCCGACGTGATGCAGGGGGTGAGCTTCGCCGCGGCCAACGATCTGCCGATCTGTGTCCGCGGCGGTGGTCACAATGCCGCGGGCCTGGGCACGTGCGACGATGGGGTCGTCATCGATCTCGGCCGCATGAAGGCTGTCCACGTCAATCCCAATACCAAACGGGTGCTGGTGGAAGGCGGCGCCACCTGGGGCGATGTCGATCACGCCACCGCTCCGTTCGGGCTGGCGGTGCCCTGCGGCATCATCTCCACCACCGGTGTCGGCGGACTCACCCTGGGCGGCGGGTTTGGCTATCTCAGCCGCAAACATGGGTTGACTATCGACAATCTCGTATCCGCCGATCTCGTGCTGGCCGATGGTTCGTTCGTGACTGTTAGCGCAACCGAGCATCCCGATCTCTTCTGGGCTATCCGTGGCGGTGGCGGCAACTTCGGCGTGGTGACCGCGTTCGAGTTCCAGGCGCGTCCGGTGAGCACCGTCACTGCCGGGGTCCTCTTCTACGAGCTCGACAAAGCCGAAGAACTGATGAAGCTCTACCGCACCTTCATCGACACAGCCCCGCGCGAACTCGCCATCTTCTTCGGTTTCCTGATGACCCCGCCGGCGCCCTTCCTGCCGGAAGAACTCCACCTGAAGAACATGGCCAAGATGGTCTATTGCTTCGATGGCCCGGAAGCCGAGGCGCGCAACGTGCTGGAACCCTTCCTCGCGGTTGGGCCGGCTGCCGAAGTCGGTGGGGAAATGCCGTTCTCCGCGTGGAACGCCATGTTCGATGCGCTCTTCCCCCCGGGGCGGCACGACTATTGGAAAGCCGACTATCTGACCGAACTGCCCGACGAGGCGATCGATGTTCATCTCAAGTACGGCGGAGGAATGCCGAATCCCTCCTCGGTGGTGCACATCTACTCGGTCAACGGCGCGATCCAGGACGTCGGCCCGCACGACATGGCCTATAGCCATCGAGATGCCAAGTTCGTCTTCGTCTACCTGGTTACCGACGACGACGCATCCCGTATGCCGGACCACATCGCCAACGCGCGGGAGTACTGGAACGCCCAGCATCCCTTCTCCGCGGGTGGCGCCTACGTCAACTTCATGATGGATGAAGGCAGCGGCCGGGTGAAAGACACCTACCGGGACAACTATCCTCGCCTCCAGCAGATCAAGGCCAAGGTCGATCCGGAGAATCGCTTCCGCATCAACCAGAACATTGCCCCAGCCTAG
- a CDS encoding FAD-binding oxidoreductase — protein MTVVVEKTGILDGESIALLRMSVRGNVVTPDDADYDAARAVYNGMIDKRPALIVQAVDVADVMAAVQFAGERDLPICVRGGGHNAAGLGTCDDGLVIDLGRMNAVHVNPNTRRVLVEGGATWGDVDHATQPFGLAVPAGIISTTGVGGLTLGGGFGYLSRKHGLTLDNLLTADMVLADGSFVTVSATERPDLFWAIRGGGGNFGVVTAFEFQAHEVGNVFAGVLFYEVEKSKQLMELYRDFIETAPRELGLFFGTIFTPEAPFLPVEHHNKQMGKIVFCFNGPEAEGRAIIEPFLAVGPSAEFAGEFPFATWNSAFDAMFPAGRQDYWKADYITELTDEMIEIHLEHGHKMPNAASIMHIYSLNGAIQDVARTETAYSHRDAKFVHVILMTDDDADRMQENIAFARMYWDALHPLSSGGGYVNMMMDEGVDRVKAVYRENYPQLQRIKAIYDPNNRFSVNQNITPKL, from the coding sequence GTGACAGTCGTAGTGGAAAAGACCGGGATCCTGGATGGCGAGTCGATCGCGCTCCTGCGCATGAGCGTGCGCGGCAACGTCGTCACACCCGACGATGCGGACTACGATGCCGCTCGCGCCGTCTACAACGGCATGATCGACAAGCGCCCGGCGCTCATCGTGCAAGCGGTCGATGTGGCCGATGTCATGGCGGCGGTGCAGTTCGCTGGTGAACGTGATCTGCCGATTTGTGTGCGCGGTGGTGGACACAACGCTGCGGGATTGGGCACCTGCGATGACGGTCTGGTCATCGACCTGGGACGCATGAACGCCGTCCATGTCAATCCCAACACCAGACGCGTGCTGGTGGAGGGGGGCGCCACCTGGGGCGATGTCGATCATGCTACCCAGCCGTTTGGGCTGGCAGTTCCGGCCGGCATCATTTCGACCACCGGAGTGGGTGGCCTTACGCTCGGCGGCGGATTTGGTTACCTCAGCCGCAAGCACGGTCTCACGCTGGACAATCTCCTCACCGCCGACATGGTGCTGGCGGATGGCAGTTTTGTGACCGTCAGCGCAACCGAGCGTCCAGATCTCTTCTGGGCGATTCGTGGCGGCGGCGGCAACTTCGGCGTGGTGACCGCGTTCGAGTTCCAGGCGCACGAAGTCGGGAACGTCTTTGCGGGTGTCCTCTTCTATGAAGTCGAGAAGAGCAAGCAGCTCATGGAGCTCTACCGTGACTTCATCGAAACCGCCCCGCGCGAGCTGGGTCTCTTCTTTGGCACGATCTTCACCCCCGAGGCCCCCTTCTTGCCGGTGGAGCATCACAACAAGCAGATGGGCAAGATCGTCTTCTGCTTCAACGGTCCCGAGGCCGAGGGCCGCGCGATCATCGAGCCATTCCTGGCAGTTGGGCCGTCCGCTGAGTTCGCCGGTGAGTTCCCCTTCGCAACCTGGAACAGCGCGTTCGACGCCATGTTCCCTGCTGGCCGGCAGGACTATTGGAAGGCCGACTACATTACCGAGCTCACTGACGAGATGATCGAGATTCACCTCGAGCATGGGCACAAGATGCCGAATGCGGCCTCGATCATGCACATCTACTCGCTCAATGGCGCGATTCAGGATGTGGCGCGCACCGAGACTGCCTACAGCCACCGGGACGCCAAGTTTGTGCATGTCATCTTGATGACGGACGACGATGCCGATCGCATGCAGGAGAACATCGCGTTCGCGCGGATGTATTGGGATGCTCTGCATCCGCTCTCCAGCGGCGGCGGATATGTGAACATGATGATGGATGAGGGAGTCGACCGGGTGAAAGCGGTCTACCGCGAGAACTATCCGCAGTTGCAGCGGATCAAGGCGATCTACGATCCCAACAACCGCTTCAGCGTGAATCAGAACATCACGCCAAAGCTCTAG
- a CDS encoding lipocalin-like domain-containing protein translates to MHDHQFDALTRFVSRVESRRAVLRGAGAAGLAAIGLGRLSSMALAQDATPAASPAADAALGAQAGLDALDADTKDAIARALWTTSDALTVDDIPPDALSQILGPTNSNAAFGLRMGTRLLELLSQPISFVQSYAPRYEKLATVAQSLTAHQAYFLSNLIGPEVIRDFPLIPNQADFQFPQRNAADLTSQIGWYFFVGSAFGDDGQEYGIEMMFFRSSLVPPVLAATLGLTDVQNQIVELHFAIAKAGERHYQAKPIVISGTTGLLTFETDKLGATMGKNAITSAGGYTSENDIYPIRLQAWGQDDGEITPIQFSIDLTFTGGKGYLLQGADGCTPCCDGIGTLYYSIPGLALDPEVSSLTIDGTTVTLKEGTFWFDHQWGMLASMGTSAIVRAANNLGPASPGGWDWFMAQFNGSRELTVAASHSPESLPFLHQTGQNPPGTMTVTVKGKYMDPDSVTSTIEGQLSITDWILSVDTPSPETYPPTYTWYPNKWEFTFGEDVPEDIRVFTMEPIVSTGQSGFFGAGAQYSEGAVYLLGPNGENLGRGFAESVGYAQTLPNVLRMVGLEPNAENMELFGANPPQPALVLASQAYVFLNQQELKDVTDMCSGLEFTS, encoded by the coding sequence GTGCACGATCATCAATTCGATGCGCTTACCCGGTTTGTCTCACGCGTGGAATCACGACGCGCGGTGCTGCGTGGCGCCGGCGCCGCTGGACTGGCCGCGATTGGACTGGGCAGGCTGTCATCTATGGCGCTGGCGCAAGACGCCACCCCGGCAGCTTCTCCCGCGGCCGATGCCGCCCTCGGCGCGCAGGCCGGACTGGATGCGCTCGATGCCGACACGAAGGACGCCATCGCCCGCGCGCTCTGGACTACCTCCGACGCATTGACCGTGGACGATATTCCGCCCGATGCGCTGTCCCAAATCCTCGGCCCCACCAATAGCAACGCCGCTTTCGGACTGCGCATGGGCACCCGCCTGCTCGAACTCCTGTCCCAGCCGATCTCTTTCGTCCAGAGCTATGCGCCCCGCTACGAGAAGCTGGCAACGGTGGCGCAATCGCTCACCGCGCATCAGGCGTATTTCCTCAGCAATCTGATCGGGCCGGAAGTGATCCGCGACTTTCCGCTGATTCCGAATCAGGCGGACTTCCAGTTTCCCCAGCGCAATGCCGCCGATCTGACCTCACAGATCGGGTGGTACTTCTTTGTGGGCAGCGCGTTTGGGGATGACGGTCAGGAATACGGCATCGAAATGATGTTCTTCCGCTCGTCGCTGGTGCCGCCGGTGCTCGCCGCCACCCTCGGGCTGACCGATGTCCAGAACCAGATCGTCGAGCTCCACTTCGCGATCGCCAAAGCCGGCGAGCGGCATTACCAGGCCAAGCCGATCGTCATTTCCGGCACGACTGGCCTGCTCACGTTCGAGACCGACAAGCTCGGCGCCACCATGGGCAAGAACGCCATCACCTCGGCAGGCGGCTACACCTCGGAGAACGATATCTACCCGATTCGCCTGCAAGCCTGGGGTCAGGACGACGGTGAGATCACACCCATCCAGTTCTCGATCGATCTCACCTTTACCGGCGGCAAGGGGTATCTGCTTCAGGGCGCCGATGGCTGCACCCCTTGCTGCGATGGCATCGGCACACTCTACTACTCGATTCCCGGGCTCGCGCTCGATCCCGAGGTGAGCTCGCTGACCATCGATGGAACCACCGTCACACTCAAGGAAGGGACCTTCTGGTTCGATCACCAGTGGGGCATGCTGGCGTCGATGGGCACGTCCGCCATCGTGCGCGCGGCCAACAATCTCGGCCCCGCCTCTCCGGGTGGGTGGGACTGGTTCATGGCGCAGTTCAACGGTAGCCGCGAACTCACGGTGGCCGCTTCGCATTCGCCAGAGAGCCTGCCCTTCCTTCACCAAACGGGCCAAAACCCGCCAGGCACGATGACGGTCACGGTCAAAGGGAAATACATGGATCCCGATTCGGTCACGTCCACGATCGAAGGACAGCTTTCGATCACCGACTGGATTCTCAGCGTCGATACCCCCTCCCCGGAGACCTATCCCCCGACCTACACCTGGTATCCGAACAAATGGGAATTCACCTTTGGCGAGGACGTTCCGGAAGACATCCGCGTCTTCACCATGGAGCCGATCGTGAGCACCGGTCAATCGGGCTTCTTCGGCGCAGGCGCGCAGTATTCCGAGGGCGCGGTCTATCTGCTTGGGCCGAACGGCGAAAATCTCGGCCGCGGGTTCGCCGAATCCGTGGGCTACGCGCAAACACTGCCGAACGTGCTGCGCATGGTGGGTCTCGAGCCCAATGCAGAAAACATGGAACTCTTCGGCGCGAACCCGCCGCAGCCAGCGCTCGTGCTGGCGAGCCAGGCATACGTCTTCCTCAACCAGCAGGAGCTGAAAGACGTGACCGACATGTGCAGCGGGCTGGAGTTCACGTCGTAA
- a CDS encoding serine hydrolase yields the protein MAAERWDALERYVTNAETDGVRIGVAVQAPDGERYSHRGDERFISASTIKIPIMVEIFRQIDRGNLALDDRFTLTTEDICPGSGVLLQLHPGLELTLRDIVYLMMSISDNTATNMLIDLTGMENVNAAMPSLGMTGSALGRKMRGVPASEGAPENWATANDFRSCIDAILTGAAASRESCDGMIEMLTLQQNTRRIGRYFPEGTLPWGSKTGTVGTVSHDAGFVRGPHGDMVVTVFTEGFPVLHDAEPVMGEIARLAAVGSGLLDG from the coding sequence ATGGCCGCAGAACGTTGGGACGCACTGGAGCGATATGTCACAAACGCCGAGACAGACGGCGTCCGCATCGGCGTTGCGGTGCAGGCTCCCGACGGGGAGCGATATTCGCACCGGGGCGATGAACGGTTCATCTCCGCCAGCACGATCAAGATTCCGATCATGGTCGAGATCTTCCGCCAGATCGACCGCGGCAATCTGGCGTTGGACGACCGCTTCACCCTGACAACGGAAGACATCTGCCCCGGCAGTGGCGTGCTGCTGCAGCTTCATCCCGGACTGGAGCTGACCCTGCGCGACATCGTCTATCTGATGATGAGCATCAGCGACAACACCGCCACCAACATGCTGATCGATCTGACCGGCATGGAAAACGTGAATGCGGCCATGCCCTCGCTTGGGATGACCGGCTCCGCGCTGGGCCGCAAGATGCGCGGTGTGCCAGCCAGCGAGGGCGCGCCAGAAAACTGGGCTACCGCCAATGATTTCCGGAGTTGCATCGACGCGATCCTGACCGGCGCAGCGGCGTCCCGGGAAAGCTGCGACGGCATGATCGAAATGCTGACGTTGCAACAGAACACCCGGCGCATCGGCCGGTACTTCCCGGAAGGCACGCTTCCCTGGGGTTCGAAGACCGGAACGGTCGGCACGGTATCGCACGACGCCGGTTTCGTGCGCGGTCCGCATGGTGACATGGTGGTCACGGTCTTCACCGAAGGCTTCCCGGTGCTGCACGACGCCGAGCCGGTCATGGGCGAGATCGCGCGACTGGCGGCCGTTGGAAGCGGGCTGCTCGACGGCTGA